A single genomic interval of Mycolicibacterium sp. MU0053 harbors:
- a CDS encoding acyl-CoA dehydrogenase family protein: MDFSPDPAQQAVADVVTSALGRDNNWQALVDGGVTALGIPERLGGDGVGLAEIATALTEIGRHGTVSPALATLGWGLLPLLDLASDEQQDRYLPEVAKGGVVTAALNEPGASLPEQPATTLRDGRLSGTKVGVPYAEQAQWILVTTDTAVVVVAADSEGITATKTPTSNGSDEFVLAFTDVAVDDTDVLAGAQPRRLNELALAATGAFAAGLVAGALRLTADYVATREQFGRPLSTFQTVAAQLSEVYIASRTISLLSTSVVWRLAEGLEADDDLAVLGYWLTSQAPPAMRICHHLHGGMGMDITYPMDRFYSSIKDLTRLLGGPTHRLDLVGA; encoded by the coding sequence GTGGATTTCAGTCCGGACCCGGCGCAGCAGGCTGTCGCCGACGTCGTCACCTCCGCCCTGGGGCGTGACAACAACTGGCAGGCGCTCGTGGACGGCGGTGTGACCGCGCTCGGCATCCCCGAGCGACTAGGCGGCGACGGCGTCGGTCTGGCGGAGATCGCGACCGCGCTCACCGAAATCGGTCGGCACGGCACCGTGAGCCCCGCGTTGGCGACGCTCGGCTGGGGCTTGTTGCCGCTGCTGGACCTGGCCTCCGACGAACAGCAGGACCGCTATCTGCCCGAGGTGGCCAAGGGCGGTGTGGTGACCGCGGCCCTCAACGAGCCCGGCGCTTCGTTGCCCGAACAGCCCGCCACCACCCTGCGCGATGGGCGACTCTCGGGCACGAAAGTCGGTGTGCCCTATGCCGAGCAGGCGCAGTGGATTCTGGTTACCACCGACACCGCGGTGGTGGTGGTCGCCGCCGACTCCGAGGGCATCACGGCCACCAAGACACCGACCTCGAACGGGTCCGACGAGTTCGTGCTGGCGTTCACCGATGTCGCGGTGGACGACACCGACGTGCTGGCCGGAGCGCAGCCCCGCCGGCTCAATGAGCTGGCGCTCGCCGCCACCGGAGCGTTCGCCGCGGGGCTGGTCGCCGGGGCGCTGCGGCTCACGGCCGATTACGTGGCCACCCGCGAACAGTTCGGCCGCCCGCTGTCGACGTTCCAGACCGTCGCAGCGCAACTGTCGGAGGTGTACATCGCCTCGCGCACAATCTCGTTGCTGTCGACCTCGGTGGTGTGGCGGCTCGCCGAAGGTCTCGAGGCCGATGACGATCTGGCCGTCCTCGGCTACTGGTTGACCTCGCAGGCGCCGCCGGCCATGCGGATCTGCCACCACCTGCACGGCGGCATGGGGATGGACATCACCTATCCGATGGACCGCTTCTACTCCTCGATCAAGGATCTGACCCGGCTGCTGGGCGGTCCAACGCATCGTCTCGACTTGGTGGGAGCGTAA
- the fadE29 gene encoding acyl-CoA dehydrogenase FadE29: protein MFIDLTAEQRALQAELREYFSTLITPAEAAAMASDRHNEAYRAVIKRMGSDGKLGVGWPKEYGGLGFGPIEQQIFVNEANRADVPLPMVTLQTVGPTLQVHGTEAQKNKFLPGILSGDVHFAIGYSEPEAGTDLASLRTTAVRHGDEYIVNGQKMWTTGAHDADYIWLACRTDPSAAKHKGISILIVDTKDPGYSWTPIILSDGAHHTNASYYNDVRVPADMLVGEENGGWKLITTQLNHERVGLGPAGRVAGIYERVRAWAATPGGDGAAPLEQAGVQRLLAQIKAIWRINELLNWQVAAAGETIAVADAAATKVFSTERIQDVGRLAEEVVGCYGNPADPHTAELLDWLDKMTKRNLVITFGGGVNEVMREMIAAAGLKVPRVPR, encoded by the coding sequence ATGTTCATCGACCTGACAGCCGAGCAACGCGCGCTGCAAGCCGAACTGCGCGAGTACTTCTCGACCCTCATCACCCCCGCTGAGGCCGCGGCCATGGCGTCCGACCGGCACAACGAGGCCTACCGCGCGGTGATCAAGCGGATGGGTTCGGACGGCAAGCTCGGGGTCGGCTGGCCCAAGGAGTACGGCGGTCTCGGATTCGGTCCCATCGAACAGCAGATCTTCGTCAACGAGGCGAACCGAGCGGATGTGCCGCTGCCGATGGTCACGCTGCAAACGGTGGGGCCCACCTTGCAGGTACACGGCACCGAGGCGCAGAAAAATAAGTTCCTGCCCGGAATCCTGTCCGGCGACGTGCATTTCGCGATTGGCTATTCGGAACCCGAGGCCGGCACCGACCTCGCCTCGCTGCGCACCACCGCGGTGCGCCATGGTGACGAATACATCGTGAACGGGCAGAAGATGTGGACCACCGGCGCCCACGACGCCGACTACATCTGGCTGGCGTGCCGCACTGATCCGAGCGCCGCCAAACACAAGGGGATCTCGATCCTCATTGTCGACACCAAGGATCCGGGCTATTCCTGGACGCCGATCATCCTCTCGGACGGCGCACACCACACCAATGCGTCTTATTACAACGACGTCCGGGTCCCCGCCGACATGCTCGTCGGTGAGGAGAACGGGGGTTGGAAGCTCATCACCACCCAGCTGAACCACGAACGGGTCGGGCTGGGTCCGGCCGGCCGCGTGGCCGGCATCTACGAACGGGTCCGGGCCTGGGCCGCCACGCCGGGAGGAGACGGTGCCGCGCCACTCGAGCAGGCCGGGGTGCAGCGACTACTGGCCCAGATCAAGGCGATCTGGCGGATCAACGAACTGCTCAACTGGCAGGTTGCGGCCGCCGGCGAGACGATCGCCGTCGCCGACGCGGCGGCGACCAAAGTCTTTTCCACCGAACGGATTCAGGACGTCGGTCGGCTGGCCGAAGAGGTGGTGGGCTGCTACGGCAATCCGGCCGATCCGCACACGGCCGAGTTGCTGGACTGGCTGGACAAGATGACCAAGCGCAACCTGGTGATCACCTTCGGTGGTGGTGTCAACGAGGTGATGCGCGAAATGATTGCGGCCGCCGGTTTGAAGGTGCCGAGGGTGCCGCGGTGA
- a CDS encoding bifunctional MaoC family dehydratase N-terminal/OB-fold nucleic acid binding domain-containing protein translates to MTDLQAGIERLTSLGRSKPRLGRDPVNQPMIHHWVDALGDRNPIYVDDDAAKAAGHPGTVAPPAMIQVWTMLGLSGIRPDDDPLGDIMDLFDEAGYVGVVATNCEQTYHRYLRPGEEVAIAAEVTDIVGPKQTALGEGYFVNQRITWTVGDEEVAEMDWRIMKFKPTEGPASAVPADLDPDKLMRPASSKDTQFFWDGVKAHELRIQRRPDGSLQHPPVPAVWADKAAPVDYVVAAGNGTVFSYVVHHAPKVPGRSLPFVIALVELDEGVRMLGELRNVDIDKVSIGMPVRATFIDFPDSDVSPAWTLYAWEPRA, encoded by the coding sequence ATGACCGATCTGCAGGCCGGTATCGAACGGCTCACCTCGTTGGGTCGCAGCAAACCGCGGCTGGGGCGCGACCCGGTGAACCAGCCGATGATTCACCACTGGGTGGACGCCCTCGGCGACCGCAACCCGATCTACGTCGACGACGACGCGGCCAAGGCCGCGGGACATCCGGGCACGGTGGCACCGCCGGCGATGATCCAGGTGTGGACCATGTTGGGCCTCAGCGGAATCCGTCCCGACGATGACCCGCTCGGCGACATCATGGACCTGTTCGACGAGGCCGGCTACGTCGGTGTGGTCGCCACCAACTGTGAGCAGACCTACCACCGCTACCTCCGCCCGGGCGAAGAGGTGGCGATCGCCGCCGAGGTCACCGACATCGTCGGTCCCAAGCAGACCGCACTGGGCGAGGGTTACTTCGTCAACCAGCGGATCACCTGGACCGTCGGCGACGAAGAGGTCGCCGAAATGGACTGGCGAATAATGAAATTCAAGCCGACGGAGGGACCGGCGTCGGCGGTGCCGGCGGACCTCGACCCGGACAAGCTGATGCGACCGGCGTCGTCGAAGGACACCCAGTTCTTCTGGGATGGCGTCAAGGCCCATGAGCTGCGAATCCAGCGTCGTCCCGACGGCAGCCTGCAGCATCCGCCGGTTCCGGCGGTCTGGGCCGACAAAGCGGCCCCCGTCGACTACGTCGTCGCGGCCGGGAACGGCACCGTGTTCAGCTACGTCGTGCACCATGCGCCGAAAGTGCCGGGTCGCAGCCTGCCGTTCGTGATCGCCCTCGTCGAACTCGACGAGGGGGTACGAATGCTCGGCGAACTGCGCAATGTGGACATCGACAAGGTGTCGATCGGAATGCCGGTGCGGGCCACCTTCATCGACTTCCCGGACAGTGACGTCAGTCCGGCATGGACGCTGTACGCATGGGAGCCCAGGGCATGA
- a CDS encoding MaoC family dehydratase, with amino-acid sequence MGAQGMTAVEVGTKLPELAIYGDPTFIVSTAIATRDYQDVHHDRDKAQAKGSKDIFVNILTDTGLVQRYLTDWAGPSARIKSIRLRLGVPWYAYDTVTFAGAVTEVDGALVTVKLTGANSLGDHVIATATLTLGDH; translated from the coding sequence ATGGGAGCCCAGGGCATGACCGCAGTCGAAGTGGGCACCAAGCTGCCCGAGCTCGCCATCTACGGTGACCCGACCTTCATCGTTTCCACCGCGATCGCGACCCGTGACTATCAGGACGTGCATCACGACCGGGACAAGGCGCAGGCCAAGGGGTCCAAGGACATCTTCGTCAACATCCTCACCGACACCGGGTTGGTGCAGCGGTACCTGACGGACTGGGCGGGGCCGTCGGCGCGGATCAAGTCGATCCGGTTGCGCCTCGGGGTGCCGTGGTACGCCTACGACACCGTCACGTTCGCCGGTGCGGTCACCGAGGTCGACGGCGCGCTGGTGACCGTCAAGCTGACCGGGGCCAACAGCCTGGGTGATCACGTGATCGCCACCGCCACACTCACTTTGGGGGACCACTGA
- a CDS encoding lipid-transfer protein, with protein sequence MLSGKAAIAGIGATDFSKNSGRSELRLAAECVLDALDDAGLAPSDVDGLVTFTMDSNLETAVARSTGIGDLRFFSQIGYGGGAAAATVQQAALAVATGVAECVVAYRAFNERSEFRFGQVSTGLTANADSRGVEYSWSYPHGLSTPAASVAMIAQRYMHEYGATSADFGVVSVADRKHAATNPNAHFYGKPITLEDHQNSRWIAEPLRLLDCCQETDGGVAIVVTTPERAKDLKHRPAIIEGAAQGAGADQFTMYSYYRDELGLPEMGLVGRQLWEQSGLSPADIQTAILYDHFTPYTLIQLEELGFCGKGEAKDFIADGAIEIGGRLPINTHGGQLGEAYIHGMNGIAEGVRQLRGTSVNQVDDVEHVLVTAGTGVPTSGLILG encoded by the coding sequence ATGCTCTCCGGCAAGGCGGCCATCGCCGGTATCGGCGCCACCGACTTCTCCAAGAACTCCGGTCGCAGTGAGTTGCGGCTGGCGGCCGAGTGCGTGCTGGACGCGCTCGACGACGCCGGGTTGGCGCCGTCGGACGTCGACGGTCTGGTGACGTTCACCATGGACTCGAACCTGGAGACGGCCGTGGCCCGCTCCACCGGCATCGGAGATCTGCGGTTCTTCAGCCAGATCGGTTACGGCGGCGGCGCGGCCGCCGCGACGGTGCAGCAGGCCGCTCTCGCGGTCGCAACCGGTGTCGCGGAATGTGTGGTGGCCTACCGCGCCTTCAATGAGCGGTCGGAGTTCCGCTTCGGGCAGGTGTCGACCGGGCTGACGGCTAATGCGGACTCACGCGGCGTGGAGTACAGCTGGTCCTACCCGCACGGGCTGAGCACGCCCGCGGCGTCGGTGGCGATGATCGCCCAGCGGTACATGCACGAATACGGCGCGACGAGTGCGGATTTCGGTGTGGTGTCGGTGGCCGATCGCAAGCATGCGGCGACCAACCCGAACGCGCATTTCTACGGTAAGCCCATCACCCTCGAGGACCATCAGAACTCGCGCTGGATTGCCGAGCCGCTGCGGCTGCTCGACTGCTGCCAGGAGACCGATGGCGGCGTGGCCATCGTTGTCACCACGCCGGAGCGGGCCAAGGACCTCAAGCACCGGCCGGCGATCATCGAGGGGGCCGCCCAGGGCGCCGGCGCCGACCAATTCACCATGTACTCGTACTACCGAGACGAACTCGGACTGCCCGAGATGGGGCTGGTGGGTCGCCAGCTCTGGGAGCAGAGCGGGTTGTCGCCGGCGGACATCCAGACGGCGATCCTCTACGACCACTTCACCCCGTACACCCTCATCCAGCTAGAGGAGCTCGGCTTCTGCGGCAAGGGCGAGGCCAAGGACTTCATCGCCGACGGCGCCATCGAGATCGGCGGCCGACTGCCGATCAACACCCACGGCGGCCAGCTCGGTGAGGCCTACATCCACGGGATGAACGGGATCGCCGAGGGGGTGCGGCAGCTGCGCGGAACCTCGGTGAATCAGGTCGACGATGTCGAGCACGTGCTCGTGACCGCCGGCACGGGTGTGCCGACGTCGGGGTTGATTCTCGGTTGA
- a CDS encoding endonuclease domain-containing protein — translation MAQPFIGSEAVANRRLTTYALARRYDRLFRDVYCPRDSATALVRAKAAWLWSKRRGVVAGFSASALHGSKWIDASQAAELIYSNRHPQPGLLVHGDRLAEDEVLVIDGMKVTTPERTALDLACWHSLSQAVPTIDALMRATGIRAADLEFPVARYPGRRGIVSARAAIGLVDAGAQSPKETWLRLLLVDAGLPRPHTQIPVANEFGEPIAYLDMGWPELKLAVEYDGDHHRTSRSQYSYDRRRLEMLRRKGWLVVVVTADDRPADVLRRVREARSARS, via the coding sequence ATGGCTCAACCATTCATCGGTAGTGAAGCCGTCGCCAATCGCCGCTTGACCACCTACGCGCTGGCCCGCCGATATGACCGACTGTTCCGCGATGTCTACTGTCCACGTGACAGCGCTACGGCGCTGGTGCGCGCCAAAGCTGCGTGGTTGTGGTCCAAGCGCCGGGGAGTTGTGGCGGGTTTTTCTGCTTCGGCGCTGCACGGCAGCAAGTGGATCGACGCCTCCCAAGCGGCGGAACTCATCTATTCGAACCGTCACCCCCAGCCCGGGCTCCTCGTCCACGGCGACCGGCTGGCTGAGGATGAAGTCCTGGTCATCGACGGTATGAAGGTCACGACACCGGAGCGGACGGCGTTGGACCTGGCCTGTTGGCATTCGTTGTCGCAGGCAGTGCCGACGATAGACGCACTGATGCGGGCCACCGGCATCAGGGCCGCGGATCTGGAGTTCCCGGTCGCTCGCTACCCTGGGCGACGCGGCATCGTTTCCGCGCGTGCAGCGATAGGACTCGTCGACGCCGGTGCCCAATCACCCAAGGAGACCTGGCTGCGTCTATTGCTCGTCGACGCGGGATTGCCGCGACCGCATACTCAGATCCCAGTAGCCAATGAGTTCGGTGAACCGATCGCGTATCTCGACATGGGTTGGCCGGAGCTGAAATTGGCGGTCGAGTACGACGGGGATCACCATCGGACTTCACGCTCTCAGTACAGTTACGACCGTCGACGACTGGAGATGCTGCGCCGCAAAGGCTGGCTCGTGGTCGTGGTTACCGCTGACGATCGTCCCGCCGATGTCTTGCGGCGCGTGCGCGAGGCGCGGTCAGCGCGAAGCTAG
- a CDS encoding MaoC family dehydratase, whose protein sequence is MPINLDEALGAELDPVEFSWTSSDIQLYHLGLGAGAAPLDPRELRYLTDNTPQVLPTFGNVAQSFHLTEPPTVQFPGIDIELSKVLHASEGISVPGPIPPAGTATAVTRFTEIWDKGKAAVIWSETTATAPDGTLLWTQKRSIFARGEGGFGGDRGPSTSNTPPDRAPDLELDVATLPQQALLYRLCGDRNPLHSDPEFAAAAGFPKPILHGLCTYGMTCKALVDRVLDADVAAVGSYSARMAGVVFPGETLRVSAWKNDGGYLGVVTAPERGDEVVLAGVEFTPR, encoded by the coding sequence ATGCCCATCAACCTCGACGAGGCCCTCGGCGCCGAACTCGACCCCGTCGAATTCTCTTGGACCAGTAGCGATATCCAGCTCTACCACCTGGGCCTGGGAGCCGGCGCCGCGCCGCTGGATCCGCGCGAGTTGCGCTACCTGACCGACAACACCCCGCAGGTGTTGCCGACGTTCGGCAACGTCGCGCAGAGCTTCCACCTGACCGAACCGCCCACGGTCCAGTTCCCGGGGATCGACATCGAACTGAGCAAGGTGCTGCACGCCAGCGAGGGCATCTCGGTGCCCGGCCCCATCCCGCCGGCGGGCACCGCGACCGCGGTCACCCGCTTCACCGAGATCTGGGACAAGGGCAAGGCCGCCGTCATCTGGTCCGAGACCACCGCCACCGCGCCCGACGGGACACTGTTGTGGACCCAGAAGCGGTCCATCTTCGCCCGCGGCGAGGGCGGCTTCGGCGGCGACCGCGGCCCGTCCACGTCGAACACGCCGCCCGACCGCGCACCAGATCTAGAACTCGACGTCGCGACCCTGCCGCAGCAGGCGCTGCTGTACCGGCTGTGCGGCGACCGCAACCCGCTGCACTCCGATCCCGAGTTCGCCGCGGCCGCAGGCTTTCCGAAGCCGATCCTGCACGGCCTGTGCACCTACGGCATGACCTGCAAGGCACTGGTCGACCGCGTTCTGGACGCCGACGTGGCCGCGGTCGGTTCCTATAGCGCACGCATGGCCGGGGTGGTCTTCCCGGGCGAGACGCTCCGGGTCAGCGCGTGGAAGAACGACGGCGGCTACCTCGGCGTCGTCACCGCACCGGAGCGTGGGGACGAAGTTGTGCTCGCTGGTGTGGAGTTCACCCCCCGATAG
- the kstD gene encoding 3-oxosteroid 1-dehydrogenase codes for MTGQEYGVFDVVVVGSGGAGMVAALTAAHQGLSTVVVEKAPHYGGSTARSGGGVWIPNNRVLKRDGVNDTREAARTYLHAIIGDVVPADKIDTYLDRGPEMLDFVLEHSPLKLCWVPNYSDYYPETPGGRAGGRSVEPKPFDAKKLGPDLPGLEPPYGKVPLNVVVMQQDYVRLNQLKRHPRGVLRSLKVGARTMWAQATGKNLVGMGRALIAPLRLALRDAGVPVQLNTALTDLYLEDGVVRGIYVRNTQASESEEPQLIRARRGVILCSGGFEHNEQMRVKYQRAPISTEWTVGAKANTGDGILAAEKLGAALEIMEDSWWGPTVPLIDAPWFALSERNSPGSIIVNMSGKRFMNESMPYVEACHHMYGGQYGQGSGPGENIPAWLIFDQRYRDRYIFAGLQPGQRIPKKWLESGVIISAPTLDELAVKAGVPTDEFKASVERFNGFARTGVDEDFHRGESAYDRYYGDPTNKPNPNLGEISQGPFYAAKMVPGDLGTKGGIRTDNDGRALRDDDSVIAGLYAAGNVSSPVMGHTYPGPGGTIGPAMTFGYLAALHLAGAARPAASDSGKA; via the coding sequence ATGACTGGTCAGGAGTACGGCGTGTTTGACGTAGTCGTGGTAGGAAGCGGCGGGGCCGGCATGGTTGCTGCCCTCACCGCTGCCCATCAGGGCCTCTCAACGGTAGTCGTTGAGAAGGCCCCGCACTATGGGGGTTCCACTGCGCGGTCAGGTGGTGGGGTTTGGATTCCGAACAACCGGGTCCTCAAGCGCGACGGCGTCAACGACACCCGCGAAGCCGCCCGCACCTACCTGCACGCGATCATCGGCGACGTGGTGCCGGCCGACAAGATCGACACGTACCTGGACCGCGGTCCAGAAATGCTCGACTTCGTCCTCGAGCACTCGCCGCTGAAGCTGTGCTGGGTGCCCAACTACTCCGACTACTACCCGGAGACCCCGGGCGGGCGCGCCGGCGGGCGATCGGTGGAGCCCAAGCCGTTCGACGCCAAGAAGCTCGGCCCGGACCTGCCCGGCCTGGAGCCGCCGTACGGCAAGGTGCCGCTGAACGTCGTCGTCATGCAGCAGGACTATGTGCGGCTCAACCAGCTCAAGCGGCATCCGCGCGGCGTGCTGCGCAGCCTGAAGGTGGGTGCGCGCACCATGTGGGCGCAGGCCACCGGCAAGAACCTGGTGGGGATGGGGCGCGCGCTGATTGCTCCGTTACGCCTCGCGTTGCGCGACGCCGGCGTCCCGGTGCAGCTCAACACCGCACTGACCGACCTCTACCTCGAGGACGGTGTGGTCCGGGGCATCTACGTTCGGAACACGCAGGCATCAGAATCTGAAGAGCCCCAGCTGATTCGGGCTCGGCGAGGGGTGATTCTGTGCAGTGGCGGCTTCGAACACAACGAGCAGATGCGGGTGAAGTACCAGCGTGCGCCCATTTCCACGGAGTGGACTGTCGGCGCCAAGGCCAACACCGGTGACGGCATCCTGGCCGCCGAGAAGCTCGGGGCGGCTTTGGAGATCATGGAGGACTCCTGGTGGGGCCCGACCGTGCCGCTGATCGACGCGCCGTGGTTCGCACTGTCCGAACGCAACTCACCGGGCTCCATCATCGTCAACATGTCCGGCAAGCGGTTCATGAACGAATCGATGCCCTACGTCGAGGCCTGCCACCACATGTACGGCGGCCAGTACGGACAGGGATCGGGTCCGGGCGAGAACATCCCGGCCTGGCTGATTTTCGACCAGCGGTACCGCGACCGCTACATTTTTGCCGGCCTCCAGCCGGGCCAGCGGATTCCGAAGAAGTGGCTGGAATCCGGCGTGATCATCTCCGCGCCGACCCTGGACGAACTGGCCGTCAAGGCCGGGGTGCCCACGGACGAGTTCAAGGCCAGCGTGGAGCGGTTCAACGGGTTCGCGCGCACGGGCGTGGACGAGGATTTCCACCGCGGGGAGAGCGCCTACGACCGTTATTACGGCGACCCGACCAACAAGCCCAACCCCAACCTGGGCGAGATCAGCCAGGGGCCGTTCTATGCCGCGAAGATGGTGCCGGGCGACCTCGGCACCAAGGGCGGTATCCGCACCGACAACGACGGCCGGGCGCTGCGTGACGACGACTCGGTGATCGCGGGACTCTACGCAGCCGGTAACGTCAGTTCGCCGGTCATGGGGCACACCTACCCCGGACCGGGTGGCACCATCGGTCCCGCGATGACGTTCGGTTATCTCGCGGCGCTCCACCTCGCGGGCGCCGCGCGACCGGCGGCATCGGACTCCGGAAAGGCTTGA
- a CDS encoding 2-keto-4-pentenoate hydratase: protein MLDADTRARLAADLAEAERSRTALDPLTAAQPGIDVVDAYEIQLINIRQRVAEGARVIGHKVGLSSEAMQKMMNVDEPDYGHLLDEMEVFEDTPIKTSAYLYPRVEVEVGFILASDLPGAGCTEDDVLAATAAFVPSIELIDTRIKNWQIKLCDTIADNASSAGWVLGKERVSPKDIDITAIDAVLTCNGEVVAEGRSDAVLGNPVTAVAWLARKVDSFGVRLKAGDVVLPGSCTRAIDARPGDNFVADFAGLGSVRLTFE, encoded by the coding sequence ATGCTCGATGCTGACACCCGTGCCCGGCTGGCCGCAGATCTGGCCGAGGCAGAGCGCAGCAGGACCGCGCTGGACCCGCTGACCGCGGCCCAGCCGGGTATCGACGTCGTCGACGCCTACGAGATCCAGCTGATCAACATCCGGCAGCGGGTCGCCGAGGGCGCCAGGGTCATCGGCCACAAAGTGGGGCTTTCCAGCGAAGCCATGCAGAAGATGATGAACGTCGACGAGCCGGACTACGGGCACCTGCTCGACGAGATGGAGGTCTTCGAGGACACCCCGATCAAGACCTCGGCGTATCTGTATCCGCGGGTTGAGGTCGAGGTGGGGTTCATCCTGGCCAGCGATCTGCCCGGCGCCGGTTGCACCGAGGACGACGTCTTGGCGGCCACGGCGGCGTTCGTTCCGTCCATCGAGTTGATCGACACCCGGATCAAGAACTGGCAGATCAAACTGTGCGACACCATTGCCGACAACGCGTCCTCGGCGGGTTGGGTGTTGGGCAAGGAACGGGTGTCCCCCAAGGACATCGACATCACCGCCATCGATGCCGTGCTCACCTGCAACGGCGAGGTGGTCGCCGAGGGGCGCAGCGATGCCGTGTTGGGAAATCCGGTCACCGCCGTGGCGTGGCTGGCCCGCAAGGTCGACAGTTTCGGTGTGCGGTTGAAGGCCGGCGACGTGGTGCTGCCCGGCTCGTGCACCCGTGCGATAGATGCACGTCCGGGCGACAATTTCGTCGCGGACTTCGCTGGGTTAGGTTCAGTACGACTGACTTTCGAATGA
- a CDS encoding acetaldehyde dehydrogenase (acetylating) produces the protein MKASVAIVGSGNISTDLLYKLLRSDWLEPRWMVGIDPESEGLARARKLGLETSHEGVDWLLGLDEKPDLVFEATSAYVHREAAPRYAEAGIRAIDLTPAAVGPAVIPPANLHEHVNAPNVNMITCGGQATIPIVYAVSRVVDVPYAEIVASVASASAGPGTRANIDEFTKTTSKGVETIGGAKRGKAIIILNPADPPMIMRDTIFCAIPEDADQAAITKSIKEVVADVQTYVPGYRLLNEPQFDPPSMTSGGYATVTTFIEVEGAGDYLPPYAGNLDIMTAAATKVGEEIARELVSAEKEAAR, from the coding sequence ATGAAAGCCTCCGTTGCGATTGTCGGGTCGGGCAATATCAGCACCGACCTGCTGTACAAGCTGCTGCGCTCGGATTGGCTCGAGCCACGCTGGATGGTGGGCATCGACCCGGAAAGCGAGGGCCTGGCCCGCGCCCGCAAGCTCGGCCTGGAAACCAGCCACGAGGGTGTCGACTGGCTGCTGGGACTCGACGAGAAACCGGACCTGGTGTTCGAGGCCACCAGCGCCTACGTCCACCGCGAAGCCGCACCGCGCTACGCCGAGGCCGGTATCCGGGCGATCGATCTGACCCCGGCCGCGGTCGGGCCGGCCGTGATCCCGCCGGCCAACCTGCACGAACACGTCAACGCGCCGAACGTCAACATGATCACCTGCGGTGGCCAGGCCACCATCCCGATCGTGTACGCGGTAAGTCGCGTGGTGGACGTGCCGTATGCCGAGATCGTCGCGTCGGTGGCCTCGGCCTCCGCCGGCCCCGGCACCCGGGCCAACATCGACGAGTTCACCAAGACCACCAGCAAGGGTGTGGAGACCATCGGCGGCGCCAAGCGGGGCAAGGCCATCATCATCCTCAACCCCGCCGACCCGCCAATGATCATGCGCGACACCATCTTCTGCGCCATCCCCGAGGACGCCGATCAGGCCGCGATCACGAAGTCCATCAAGGAGGTGGTCGCCGACGTGCAAACCTACGTGCCGGGCTACCGCCTGCTCAACGAACCGCAGTTCGACCCGCCCTCGATGACCTCCGGCGGGTACGCCACCGTCACCACGTTCATCGAGGTGGAGGGCGCCGGCGATTACCTGCCGCCCTACGCGGGAAATCTGGACATCATGACCGCCGCGGCGACCAAGGTCGGCGAGGAGATCGCCCGCGAGTTGGTCTCGGCCGAGAAGGAAGCAGCACGATGA